The following is a genomic window from Opitutus sp. GAS368.
CCAGAGGGGGATGAACTGCTCGATCAGCTCCGGCGGGTCCTGCAGGTCGGAGGCGAGGAAGATCACGGCGTCGCCCGGCGCCTGCAGGATGCCGTGGTAGGGCGAGCGGATGTGGCCGAAGTTGCGGGCGTTGAGGATGACCTTCAGGCGGGGGTCCGCGGCCGCGAGGCGGCGCAGGATTTCCGGCGAGCGATCGGTCGAGCAGTTGTCGATGATGAGGCAGTTCCAGTCATACTGCGGAAACTTGGCGGCCACGGCCCAGACCCGGCGCAGGAGTTCCTCGAGGTTGCCCTCCTCGTTGTAGCAGCCGCTGACGACCGTGATTTTTTTCATGGCTTGGGTTTTTCCTTGGCCGGTCCGCCGCCGGCCTCGCCGCCGTAGACCTTGAGGCCCATGGCGTCGGCCAGCTCCTGCGGGACGGCGATTTCCAATGCTTCGTCCTCCACGTATAGCACCGGGAGGTAGCGGGCGCGTCGATAGAAATCATTGACCGCCTCCCAGCGGGCCTTGTGCAGGAACATCAGCGGACGGACGCTCTGGATGTAATTCCAGCGTTTCTGGTTCATCGGCTGGTCGGCCAGGCCGATCCACGTGACGTAATAGGGCGTGGGATTGGTGCGGTTCTTCGTGAAGCACAGGAACAGGGCGTCATTGCCGATCAGGGCGCTGGGGATGCCCGGCTGGTGGCGCTCGATCTGTTCCAACACGGCCGTGATCCGGTGGAAGCTTTGCGCCTGCACAGCGGTGACCTGGATGCCGCGCAGCACGGCCGGGTGCTCGAGCGTCACGAGGGGCCGGGCCAGGGACTGCCGGGCGGACTGGATCTTGGCCCAGAGGGAAGGGACGAAGGCGGCCGTCAGGACCAGCGTGGTCACGGGGACCGACCAACGCGCGCTCCGCCAGAAAATATACACGGCCAGACCGAAGGCCGGGGCCAGGGCCCACAAGATATGCCACGAATCCGGCACCGGGTAATATTGCAGCAGGGAGCCGGCCGCCTGCGCCGCCAGCGCGGCGACCAGGTAATACTCGGTGGTTTTGGGCGTTTCCGTCTGCCGGAATACCAACCCCAGGCAAAGGAGCGCCTGACCCAGCACCACCACGGGCAGCAGCGCGGTCCAGCCGCCGTCCCGCAGGGCCAGCAGGCCGAGCACCCGCTCATGCTGCCAGGCCAGCACGCCGGCGAGGACCAGGTAATAGAGCCCCTGGCGGCGCGGCGTGAGGACCAGCCCGGCGCGTGGCAGCAGGCCGGGTGCGAAAAGGGCGAGCAGGAGGACCAGCAGGCCGGCGCCGGCGCCGGGATGCACGAAGAAGGAGACGAACAGGCCCCAGCTGACATTCTCGCTGCCCTGCGCCCATTTGCTGGGCCAGATAAAATTCTGATACCACCACTCGGGCAGGGCGCCCGTGAGGGCCACGCTGCCCAAAAGGAGAACGTTCACCGCTACGAAGCCGGCGAGGGTCGCGACGACAATGGCGCGGCGCGTGGCGTTGACGGGCGTCCAGCCCGCCCATTGCAGCGCCAGCCAGCTCGCCCCCGCGCAGCCGGTCATGATGACCCCGACCGGCTGGCGGCACCAAAACGCGCAGGCGCAGGCCGCCCCCAGGATTGCCCCCCAGCGAACCGCGTGCGCGTCCCGGATGATCTGGGTGAGGGCAAAGAGCCCGAGGCCCTGGAACATCAGCGCATAAACCGACGACCAGGGCAGCAGCATCCAATATTGGTCGAGCCAGTTTTTCTCGTAACCCGGGATGAACAGGGCGAACAGGCCGCAGGCCAGCACCGTGAGCGGCCGCGGCAGGATCAGGCGCCAGGTGGCATAGAGGAAAAACAGCGCCAGCGCATAGGCCGCCACCGTCATGAGCCGGAGCGCCAGCAGGGTGGGTTGAAACCAGAGCATCGCCGCCTGTAGGTAGGTGGTCAGCGCGCCGTATTGCGTGAAGGTGTCCCGGAACAGCACCTGACCTGACAGCACGTCGAGTGCGGGCTTGAGCATGATGCCGTCATGGTGCTGGTCCACCCCCTGGCGGGCCAGAGGCCACAGCAGGACCACCACGAGCACGGCGAGCAGCCCGGCGACGAGGGCGTCGCGCCTAGGCATGGCTGGGGGCGGGACGGGAAGAGGGCAGTCCGGGACGGTGCATCGGGTCGCTTTATGGGGGGAGGAAAAGCAAAGGGGAAGAGGGAAAAGGAAAGCGCGCGACGCGGCCCCGCCATTCGCGCGGCGATCAGGACGGAAGAAACCCGAGCCGTTGCAACTGCCTTTGCAGGTAGAGCAACAGGCTGCGGCCGAGGATCACCGCCAGGATCCAGCCGAGCAGTTGGCTGACCACCAGCGTGGCCTCCAGCACGCGCTGGCCCGTGACGGACGTCCAGGCGGAGAAAGTAACGCTCAGGTTGATCACGACCGCCATGGTTCCCTCCAGCCAGAGCACGGCCAGCAGCAGGAGGGAGATGATCCGGCGCAGGCGATCGGCCGGCGGCGCGCGCCAAAGCCAGGGCAACAGCCAAAGGGCGAAGACCAGTTTGTAGACGTAGGACGAGCCGTGCACGAAGCAGCCCACCACCATCACGGCGCCGCAGACAAACTCACGCTCCTCATCGCTGGAAGCGAGGGGCCGGGACGCGGGCGCAGGCTTGACCGCCAGGCGGCTGGCGCCCACCGCGAGCAGAAAAGCGCCAGCGATCAGGGCGGCCGGCACGGTGAGGTGGAAATCCCGGAAGAGCACCGGGGCGCCGAAGGCATACAGCCAGTCCGGCGCCGGCTGGCTCCGGGCCGCGGCGCGCAAGCCCGGTTCCAGCGCCGGCCAGGCAAGCAACAACACGAGCCCGTAGAGCACGATCCAGCCGAGCAATTCGCGCCGCGTGCGGGCCTCGAGCAACAGGAGCACCGCCGCCAGCGGGAAATATTTCAGGACGGCGGCGATCGCCAGCAACACGATGCCCAGGGCCCGCCACGGCGGACGTCCGGCGCGCAGGCAACCCAGGGCCCCACACATGATCACAAAGACGACCAGGTCGTTGTTGGCCCGCGCGGCTGCCATCAGCAACGCCGGTGACGCCAGGCAGAGCACCAGGCTGCCGGCTTCCCGCACGCTGGCCGGCCGGGTGAGCAGCACCGCGCTGAGCAGGGTCATCCCGATGAGCAGCGTGCCGAGCCACCGGGTGTCCGCCAGGGTGAGTCCGAGGCGGCCGCTTACCAGCCACCACTCGGTGTAGACGAGCGGACGGTTGTAGGGATCGCCGGGGTTGTGGAGGTAGGGATCGTGTCCGGCCCGGGCGTATTCGCCGGCGGCCAGCAGGCTTTGCAAATCCAGGAAGGGTTTGTCGGCCTCGCCGATGCCCGTTGCCGCCCACACCACCGGAAAACGGAAGCACGCGGCCCAGATCGCGGCCACCAGCAGCACGCTCAGGAGCGGCATCGTCCAGCGACCGCGCGAGACGAGGCCGGGGCTTGGTTGGGCGGAAGGGGTCAAGAAGGACCTGGTTGGTGAAATGGTGCCCGGGGTGGGACTCGAACCCACACTCCTTTTCAGGTCACGGATTTTAAGTCCGATGCGTATACCAATTCCGCCACCCGGGCGAGGTTTGGGATTGCCGAAACAGGATTGCGGAATGAAGTGGGCCGCGTGGCAAGAGAGTTCCCATCGCCTGTTTCCCGGTCCGGCCGTCACGGCTGGACCGGCGTGTGCGCATGAAGATCGGCTTTCTGGGCGGCAGTTTCGACCCGGTGCATTTCGGGCACCTGATCGCGGCGCAGGACGTGCTGGAGCAGTTTCACCTCGACCGGCTGCTGTTGGTGCCGGCGGCCCAGGCCCCGCTGAAACCCAATGACATCCAGTCCACGGTCGAGGACCGGCTGGCCATGCTCCGATCGGCCACCGAATGGGACCGCCGGCTGGAGATTTCCGACTATGAGCTGCGCAAGGGCGGTATCAGCTACACGGTGGATTCCGTGCGGCATTTCCGGACCCAGTTTCCCGGCGACGAATTGTTCTGGATCATCGGCGGCGACCAGCTGCCCCTGCTGCACAAGTGGAA
Proteins encoded in this region:
- the nadD gene encoding nicotinate-nucleotide adenylyltransferase: MKIGFLGGSFDPVHFGHLIAAQDVLEQFHLDRLLLVPAAQAPLKPNDIQSTVEDRLAMLRSATEWDRRLEISDYELRKGGISYTVDSVRHFRTQFPGDELFWIIGGDQLPLLHKWKEIGALVRLIDFIFLERPKHPTKPHVEIDGLRLHRCDGHLIEISSSELRSRVQAGRSLHYFCPQKVIAYIESRKLYR